A section of the Trichomycterus rosablanca isolate fTriRos1 chromosome 6, fTriRos1.hap1, whole genome shotgun sequence genome encodes:
- the LOC134317281 gene encoding four and a half LIM domains protein 2-like has protein sequence MTERFDCHSCNESLLGKKYVLREENPYCINCYEILYSNTCKECKKLIGCTNKDLSYKDRHWHDECFHCFKCRRSLVDKSFLTKDEELVCTECYSNEYSSKCYECKSTIMPGKKTVTITLR, from the exons ATGACAGAGCGATTTGACTGTCACTCCTGCAATGAGTCTCTGCTCGGGAAGAAGTATGTTCTGAGAGAGGAGAATCCATACTGTATAAATTGTTATGAGATTCTGTACTCTAACACCTGCAAGGAGTGTAAGAAACTCATTGGATGCACCAACAAG GATCTGTCCTACAAGGACCGTCACTGGCATGATGAGTGCTTCCACTGCTTCAAGTGCAGGCGCTCATTAGTGGACAAGTCATTCTTAACCAAGGACGAGGAGCTAGTCTGCACTGAGTGCTACTCCAATGAGTACTCTTCCAAATGCTATGAGTGTAAGAGTACCATCATGCCTGGTAAGAAAACTGTTACCATTACATTGAGATAA